The following are encoded in a window of Prochlorococcus marinus CUG1417 genomic DNA:
- a CDS encoding DNA recombination-mediator protein A, protein MSRSLDLPSAEGVDALAQELAKLQDNGKRRIAFLGSRHVPVVDIHLIELIARSLAEEGHNILTSGSQGVNSAVIRAVLDIDPSLLTVLLPQSLDRQIPEIKDQLERVMHLVEKSENDELPLPLASSLCNQEIITRCDQLICFAFHDSETLLNSCRCAEEMGKVVSLLFFD, encoded by the coding sequence TTGAGTCGCTCTTTAGATCTACCTTCAGCTGAAGGCGTTGATGCCTTAGCTCAAGAACTTGCAAAACTCCAAGACAATGGAAAAAGGAGAATTGCTTTTTTAGGAAGTAGGCATGTACCGGTTGTCGATATACACTTAATTGAGTTGATAGCAAGGTCGTTAGCAGAGGAAGGACATAATATCCTGACTTCTGGATCCCAAGGTGTCAATTCAGCTGTTATTCGAGCTGTCTTAGATATTGATCCATCATTATTAACTGTTTTATTACCACAAAGTCTTGATAGACAAATACCCGAAATAAAAGATCAACTTGAAAGGGTTATGCATTTGGTTGAAAAAAGCGAAAATGATGAATTGCCTTTGCCACTTGCAAGTAGTCTTTGTAATCAAGAAATTATTACTAGGTGTGATCAATTAATATGCTTTGCTTTTCACGATAGTGAAACTTTGCTAAATAGTTGTAGATGCGCTGAAGAAATGGGGAAAGTGGTTAGTTTGTTATTTTTTGATTAA
- a CDS encoding YajQ family cyclic di-GMP-binding protein, whose product MAESFSFDVVSEFDRQELVNTLDQVKREISQRYDLKGTDTSVDLDEENIFIITNSELTLNAVNDIIRQKATKRNLSLKIFDYGEIEMVSGNKVKQSILLKHGIKQEIAKKISKNIRDQIKKINVNINGETLRVASKSKNDLQLAIKLLSELEESLNIPLKANNFR is encoded by the coding sequence ATGGCAGAAAGTTTTTCATTCGATGTTGTTTCTGAGTTTGATAGACAGGAATTAGTCAATACTTTGGATCAAGTAAAAAGGGAAATTTCTCAGCGTTATGATCTGAAGGGCACAGACACTTCAGTTGATTTAGATGAAGAAAATATTTTTATAATTACAAATAGCGAACTTACCTTAAATGCTGTTAATGACATAATTAGACAAAAGGCTACAAAAAGAAACTTATCTTTAAAAATATTTGATTATGGCGAAATTGAAATGGTTAGTGGTAATAAGGTAAAACAGTCAATTTTATTAAAACATGGAATAAAACAAGAAATTGCAAAAAAAATCAGTAAAAATATTAGAGATCAAATAAAAAAAATTAATGTCAACATCAACGGTGAAACCCTCAGAGTTGCCAGTAAGAGCAAGAATGACCTTCAATTAGCAATAAAGCTTCTTAGTGAGTTAGAAGAGTCTTTGAACATTCCTCTAAAAGCTAATAACTTTAGATAA